A region of Solea solea chromosome 7, fSolSol10.1, whole genome shotgun sequence DNA encodes the following proteins:
- the mfsd1 gene encoding major facilitator superfamily domain-containing protein 1 isoform X1: MADIEERRSLLGDEDERFVGDREPQRGAGGPGAMPAICDPRRLLHRVVVLVFMCFLGFGSYFCYDNPAALQTQVLQDLNLNTENFMRLYAWYSWPNVVLCFFGGFLLDRVFGIRLGTIIFSVFVCAGQIVFATGALLNHFWLMEGGRFIFGIGGESLAVAQNTYAVNWFKGKELNLVFGLQLSMARLGSTVNMNIMGWVYSKVAGLVGSPGYTALGGSLMIASVTCLFSLICALVLAYLDKRAERILQKEQGGTGEVIKLTDVKHFPLTLWLIFIICVCYYVAIFPFIGLGQVFFIEKFNFSPAEARAVNSIVYIISAPASPILGFLVDKTGRNVVWVIIAVIATLAAHMMLAFTFWNPWIAMSLLGVSYSLLACALWPMVAFVVPEHQLGTAYGFMQSIQNLGLALIAMAAGAILDTRGYLVLEVFFCACICMALMAVVMLYFADYLRGGDLNQSAAARARLQKEATSDAENKRRPSKLTEGELARLAPMSAFGLRNRYLSRLGTQLPDHCSTHLSSLAHRSVLK; encoded by the exons atggcggATATTGAGGAGCGGCGGAGTCTGTTAGGAGACGAGGATGAGCGGTTTGTGGGTGACAGAGAGCcgcagagaggagcaggaggaccgGGAGCGATGCCCGCCATATGCGACCCCCGCCGCCTCCTGCACAGAGTGGTTGTCCTCGTCTTCATGTGCTTCCTGGGATTCG GAAGCTACTTCTGTTACGACAACCCCGCTGCTCTTCAAACCCAAGTCCTGCAG GATCTGAACTTGAACACTGAGAACTTCATGCGGCTCTACGCCTGGTACTCCTGGCCCAACGTGGTGCTGTGCTTCTTTGGAGGCTTCCTGCTGGACAGGGTTTTTGGCATCAG acttgGAACCATCATCTTTTCGGTCTTTGTCTGTGCTGGACAA ATCGTATTTGCCACTGGAGCTCTGTTAAATCATTTCTGGTTGATGGAAGGTGGACGTTTTATATTtgg TATTGGAGGAGAGTCCTTGGCTGTGGCACAGAACACATACGCAGTCAACTGGTTCAAAGGAAAGGAGCTGAATCTGGTGTTCGGTCTTCAGCTGAGCATGGCTCGACTG GGCAGCACAGTGAACATGAACATTATGGGCTGGGTGTACAGCAAAGTTGCAGGCCTTGTCGGCTCTCCTGGATATACTGCACTGGGCGGATCGCTCATGATAG CTTCTGTAACCTGCCTGTTTTCACTCATCTGTGCCTTGGTGTTGGCATACCTTGACAAACGAGCTGAGAGGATCCTCCAAAAGGAACAAGGCGGAACGG GTGAAGTAATCAAGCTGACAGATGTGAAACATTTCCCCCTCACCCTGTggctcatcttcatcatctgtgtgtgttactatgtcGCCATCTTCCCCTTTATTGGACTGGGCCA GGTGTTCTTCATTGAAAAATTCAACTTTTCTCCGGCTGAAGCCAGAGCTGTCAACAG TATTGTGTACATCATCTCAGCCCCCGCCTCTCCAATTCTGGGTTTTCTGGTTGATAAGACGGGAAGGAATGTGGTGTGGGTAATAATTGCCGTGATTGCCACACTCGCCGCACACATGATGCTGGCCTTCACCTTCTGGAACCCATGGATCGCCATG TCCCTGTTGGGTGTTTCCTACTCCTTACTGGCCTGTGCTCTGTGGCCCATGGTGGCCTTTGTGGTTCCTGAGCATCAGCTGGGCACTGCCTATGGCTT CATGCAGTCGATCCAGAACCTGGGACTTGCTCTCATTGCCATGGCAGCTGGAGCCATACTGGACACCAGAGGATACCTGGTTTTAGAAGTGTTCTTTTGTGCCTGCATATGCA TGGCACTGATGGCAGTGGTGATGCTGTACTTCGCAGATTATCTCAGAG GAGGAGATTTGAACCAGTCAGCAGCAGCCAGAGCCAGACTTCAGAAAGAGGCCACTTCAGATGCTGA GAATAAAAGGCGGCCCAGTaaactgacagagggtgagctTGCTAGATTAGCACCCATGTCTGCTTTTGGCCTACGCAACCGGTATCTCTCCAGACTGGGAACACag CTCCCAGACCACTGCTCGACCCATCTGTCATCCCTTGCCCACAGGAGTGTTTTGAAATGA
- the mfsd1 gene encoding major facilitator superfamily domain-containing protein 1 isoform X2, with protein MADIEERRSLLGDEDERFVGDREPQRGAGGPGAMPAICDPRRLLHRVVVLVFMCFLGFGSYFCYDNPAALQTQVLQDLNLNTENFMRLYAWYSWPNVVLCFFGGFLLDRVFGIRLGTIIFSVFVCAGQIVFATGALLNHFWLMEGGRFIFGIGGESLAVAQNTYAVNWFKGKELNLVFGLQLSMARLGSTVNMNIMGWVYSKVAGLVGSPGYTALGGSLMIASVTCLFSLICALVLAYLDKRAERILQKEQGGTGEVIKLTDVKHFPLTLWLIFIICVCYYVAIFPFIGLGQVFFIEKFNFSPAEARAVNSIVYIISAPASPILGFLVDKTGRNVVWVIIAVIATLAAHMMLAFTFWNPWIAMSLLGVSYSLLACALWPMVAFVVPEHQLGTAYGFMQSIQNLGLALIAMAAGAILDTRGYLVLEVFFCACICMALMAVVMLYFADYLRGGDLNQSAAARARLQKEATSDAE; from the exons atggcggATATTGAGGAGCGGCGGAGTCTGTTAGGAGACGAGGATGAGCGGTTTGTGGGTGACAGAGAGCcgcagagaggagcaggaggaccgGGAGCGATGCCCGCCATATGCGACCCCCGCCGCCTCCTGCACAGAGTGGTTGTCCTCGTCTTCATGTGCTTCCTGGGATTCG GAAGCTACTTCTGTTACGACAACCCCGCTGCTCTTCAAACCCAAGTCCTGCAG GATCTGAACTTGAACACTGAGAACTTCATGCGGCTCTACGCCTGGTACTCCTGGCCCAACGTGGTGCTGTGCTTCTTTGGAGGCTTCCTGCTGGACAGGGTTTTTGGCATCAG acttgGAACCATCATCTTTTCGGTCTTTGTCTGTGCTGGACAA ATCGTATTTGCCACTGGAGCTCTGTTAAATCATTTCTGGTTGATGGAAGGTGGACGTTTTATATTtgg TATTGGAGGAGAGTCCTTGGCTGTGGCACAGAACACATACGCAGTCAACTGGTTCAAAGGAAAGGAGCTGAATCTGGTGTTCGGTCTTCAGCTGAGCATGGCTCGACTG GGCAGCACAGTGAACATGAACATTATGGGCTGGGTGTACAGCAAAGTTGCAGGCCTTGTCGGCTCTCCTGGATATACTGCACTGGGCGGATCGCTCATGATAG CTTCTGTAACCTGCCTGTTTTCACTCATCTGTGCCTTGGTGTTGGCATACCTTGACAAACGAGCTGAGAGGATCCTCCAAAAGGAACAAGGCGGAACGG GTGAAGTAATCAAGCTGACAGATGTGAAACATTTCCCCCTCACCCTGTggctcatcttcatcatctgtgtgtgttactatgtcGCCATCTTCCCCTTTATTGGACTGGGCCA GGTGTTCTTCATTGAAAAATTCAACTTTTCTCCGGCTGAAGCCAGAGCTGTCAACAG TATTGTGTACATCATCTCAGCCCCCGCCTCTCCAATTCTGGGTTTTCTGGTTGATAAGACGGGAAGGAATGTGGTGTGGGTAATAATTGCCGTGATTGCCACACTCGCCGCACACATGATGCTGGCCTTCACCTTCTGGAACCCATGGATCGCCATG TCCCTGTTGGGTGTTTCCTACTCCTTACTGGCCTGTGCTCTGTGGCCCATGGTGGCCTTTGTGGTTCCTGAGCATCAGCTGGGCACTGCCTATGGCTT CATGCAGTCGATCCAGAACCTGGGACTTGCTCTCATTGCCATGGCAGCTGGAGCCATACTGGACACCAGAGGATACCTGGTTTTAGAAGTGTTCTTTTGTGCCTGCATATGCA TGGCACTGATGGCAGTGGTGATGCTGTACTTCGCAGATTATCTCAGAG GAGGAGATTTGAACCAGTCAGCAGCAGCCAGAGCCAGACTTCAGAAAGAGGCCACTTCAGATGCTGA atga
- the LOC131462138 gene encoding P2Y purinoceptor 13-like, with protein sequence MNTTNMSIKCVRDTSVTAVVFPCLYSILFITALILNSLAAWIFFTIPSTSTFVVFLKNVVVADLLMTLTIPLKVLSDAGVGSWHLRAFHCRYSGVLFYLTMYISILLLGLISLDRYLKIVRPFGKCALQRVCVGQVLSVAVWVVMFFLALPNVILSDQQPQVSEGRLKCTSMKSAAGRMWHEAINYFSQVVFWGTLSLMVVCYTFISKKVYESYKASKSRSQTTIRRTKSKVFVVVGVFFICFAPFHFARVPYTLTQTRSLVSHCQGQNALYIAKETTLWLSATNVCLDPLIYVFLCKVFRRRLTATFCRKTLHTGTPESPTVTSTQMEMSQLAHTNKLSDNGIPL encoded by the exons ATGAACACCACCAACATGTCCATCAAATGTGTCCGGGACACCAGCGTAACAGCTGTGGTCTTTCCCTGTTTATACAGCATCCTCTTTATAACTGCCTTGATACTGAACTCCCTGGCTGCATGGATCTTCTTCACTATCCCCAGCACCTCAACGTTTGTGgtctttttgaaaaatgtg GTGGTAGCTGACTTGCTGATGACCCTGACCATCCCTCTGAAAGTCTTGAGTGATGCAGGTGTGGGTAGCTGGCATCTACGTGCCTTCCACTGCCGATACTCTGGAGTTCTCTTTTACCTCACTATGTACATCAGCATCCTGCTGCTGGGCCTGATCAGTCTGGACCGCTACCTGAAAATTGTCAGGCCCTTTGGAAAGTGCGCCCTGCAGCGGGTTTGTGTTGGTCAGGTGCTGAGTGTAGCTGTCTGGgtggtaatgttttttttagcactACCCAATGTTATTTTAAGTGACCAGCAACCGCAGGTGTCTGAAGGCAGACTGAAGTGCACGTCCATGAAGAGTGCCGCCGGACGGATGTGGCACGAGGCAATTAATTACTTCTCTCAG GTGGTTTTTTGGGGCACGCTGTCTCTGATGGTGGTTTGTTACACGTTCATCAGCAAGAAGGTTTACGAGTCATACAAAGCCTCAAAGAGCCGATCACAGACGACCATTCGCAGAACCAAGTCAAAGGTCtttgtggtggtgggggtgttTTTCATCTGCTTTGCCCCCTTCCACTTCGCTCGTGTTCCCTACACTTTGACCCAAACCCGCAGCTTGGTGAGTCACTGCCAGGGACAGAATGCACTCTACATCGCCAAGGAAACCACCTTGTGGCTATCAGCCACTAATGTGTGCCTGGATCCACTTATCTATGTGTTCCTGTGTAAGGTGTTTCGGAGACGACTGACAGCCACTTTCTGCCGTAAGACCCTCCACACAGGTACCCCAGAATCTCCCACGGTAACATCAACTCAAATGGAAATGTCTCAGTTGGCCCACACTAACAAACTGTCAGATAATGGGATTCCACTGTAA
- the LOC131462256 gene encoding P2Y purinoceptor 13-like produces MLLNQTSRDDSSCDDFVYDPYIVPALYFLMFPVSLLLNGVTAWVSLHLESTSTFVVYLKNLVVADLIMTLISPMRVASKLPQASVTVYALSCRVFSAISYSTLYTCISFLGLIGLDRFFKIMMPHNRLFGRNLTLSKVVSGSVWLILFGGTALPNIILSDQSVANMTDITCMSLKGQAGLEFHEGTVIFLNVFFWLVSVVISVCYICITKKVIQSFQNSGSNNARGQKKVKLRVFLVVVVFFVSFAPYHLVRIPYTFHQVNNAEQNSCSYLKGKLAKDLSLWLANANICMDPLLYVFLCPEFNEKLMSMMKSVSNSVKRLRQAKQK; encoded by the coding sequence ATGCTGTTGAATCAGACGTCTCGTGATGATTCCTCCTGTGACGACTTCGTTTACGACCCGTACATTGTCCCAGCGCTCTACTTCCTGATGTTCCCCGTCTCTTTGCTGCTGAATGGCGTCACAGCCTGGGTGTCTCTGCACCTGGAGTCCACCAGCACATTTGTGGTGTACCTGAAAAATCTCGTGGTCGCTGATCTCATCATGACCTTGATTAGCCCAATGAGAGTGGCAAGTAAATTGCCGCAGGCCTCAGTTACTGTATATGCCCTTTCCTGTCGGGTTTTCAGTGCGATCTCCTACAGCACGCTCTACACGTGCATCAGTTTTCTGGGCCTCATAGGTCTGGACCGCTTCTTCAAGATCATGATGCCCCACAACAGGCTGTTTGGCCGCAATCTCACCCtgagcaaagtggtgtcaggcTCTGTTTGGCTGATTCTGTTTGGCGGTACAGCTTTACCGAATATCATTTTGAGTGACCAGTCGGTCGCCAATATGACGGATATCACTTGTATGTCATTGAAAGGACAAGCTGGACTTGAATTCCATGAAGGGACGGTGATCttcctgaatgtgtttttttggctCGTCAGCGTGGTCATCTCAGTCTGCTACATTTGCATCACAAAGAAAGTCATCCAGTCGTTCCAAAACTCGGGCAGTAACAACGCGCGAGGACAGAAAAAGGTCAAGCTGCGCGTTTTTCTGGTCGTCGTCGTGTTTTTCGTGTCTTTTGCACCGTACCACCTCGTCAGGATCCCGTACACCTTTCATCAAGTCAATAATGCCGAGCAGAACAGCTGCTCTTATTTAAAGGGCAAGTTGGCCAAAGATCTCAGCCTCTGGCTTGCCAACGCAAACATCTGCATGGACCCGCTTCTTTACGTCTTCCTGTGTCCAGAGTTCAACGAGAAATTGATGTCTATGATGAAAAGTGTTTCCAACTCAGTGAAGCGGCTTCGGCAGGCAAAGCAGAAGTGA
- the LOC131462257 gene encoding P2Y purinoceptor 12-like gives MSTDPSLSFSSDHETGNVAFACAYFLLFAVALLFNSVSAWVSLHLRSTSTFIVYLKNLAAADLLVTLCLPAMALSKLPGASVEVVSFTCRYTFVIYFSCLYITLSLMGLISLDRYFKVVRPYGRLLGQSVMFSLVSSTLVWIVIFGSTAVPTLILASQVPFNVTNVCGFVLSPDGQALRRFVILFTTLLFWLISLVIGFCYICITLKVLQSFRNSGSNNSQGSRKTKLRVFLILLEFFLCFVPFHLLRIPDTLIKLFHSDDSIAGGSTLMSDLFLWMSTANVCLDPLLYIYLCKEYRNKLVEMMEAAGICVGLCSSEKQDDSQDTSQ, from the coding sequence ATGTCGACCGACCCCTCACTGAGCTTCTCTTCCGACCACGAGACCGGAAACGTGGCCTTCGCATGCGCCTACTTCCTCTTGTTCGCCGTCGCGTTGCTGTTTAACAGTGTCTCCGCGTGGGTGTCCTTGCACCTCCGCTCCACCTCCACATTCATTGTGTATCTTAAAAACCTGGCGGCCGCTGACCTGCTCgtgactctgtgtctccctGCGATGGCATTGAGCAAGCTTCCAGGAGCCTCAGTCGAGGTCGTGTCTTTCACGTGCCGCTACACCTTCGTCATTTACTTCTCCTGTTTGTACATAACTCTCTCCTTAATGGGACTCATCAGCCTGGATCGATACTTTAAAGTTGTTCGACCGTACGGAAGGCTGCTAGGACAGAGTGTGATGTTCAGTCTGGTGTCGTCCACCTTGGTTTGGATTGTGATATTTGGCAGCACAGCAGTTCCAACCTTAATTCTAGCCAGCCAGGTTCCATTCAATGTGACAAACGTCTGTGGGTTTGTATTAAGTCCAGATGGTCAGGCACTCCGCaggtttgtgattttatttacaaCCTTACTTTTCTGGTTAATCAGCTTAGTGATTGGCTTTTGCTACATCTGCATCACCCTGAAAGTCCTGCAGTCGTTCAGAAACTCTGGGAGCAACAACAGCCAAGGGAGCAGAAAAACCAAGCTGCGGGTCTTCCTGATCCTCCTTgagtttttcttgtgttttgtgcctttCCACTTGCTCCGCATCCCCGACACATTAATAAAACTCTTTCACTCAGACGATAGCATTGCCGGTGGGTCGACTCTAATGAGTGACTTGTTCCTGTGGATGTCGACCGCCAACGTCTGCCTGGATCCTCTTCTCTACATCTATCTGTGTAAGGAGTACAGAAACAAGCTGGTCGAAATGATGGAAGCTGCAGGGATCTGTGTCGGGTTATGTTCAAGTGAAAAACAGGATGACTCCCAGGACACCAGTCAATAG
- the LOC131462134 gene encoding P2Y purinoceptor 12-like, producing the protein MESNTSFPFPEFPANHSHTNVTCSRDNVLKTVLFPVLYSVLFLVGLSLNAVAVWVFFRIPSRSHFIIYLKNIVVADVVMTFTFPFKVLSDSNMASTGLRVFVCRASSVLFYLTMYISILFFGLISIDRCRKTLSPFRGTNAARLARRKLLSGSIWTFLLALCLPNVILMWKTPTSKYFKCSDLKTPGGLFWHEVVNHVCQVIFWGNLVTVIVCYTLITKELYRSYSRTKTHSAGGTMSRMPQQPTKKMSANVFLVLAVFFVCFVPFHFARVPYTMSQTRGVLFHCQLKLFFFQLKESTLFLSSLNALLDPLIYFFLCKSFRTTLFKTLRLPAATCGCLTGRGSETDTGSTPLRDSSACS; encoded by the exons ATGGAGAGCAACAcatcttttccttttcctgagtTTCCTGCCAATCACAGTCACACCAATGTCACCTGTTCCCGGGACAACGTTTTGAAGACTGTGCTTTTTCCCGTTCTCTACTCCGTGCTGTTCTTGGTCGGGCTGTCGCTCAATGCCGTGGCAGTGTGGGTGTTCTTTCGCATCCCGTCGCGATCTCACTTCATTATATACCTGAAGAATATCGTGGTTGCAGATGTCGTCATGACCTTCACGTTCCCCTTCAAG gtgctGTCGGACTCCAACATGGCTTCCACTGGTCTGCGTGTATTTGTATGTCGAGCTTCCTCTGTGCTCTTTTACCTCACCATGTACATCAGCATCCTCTTCTTCGGACTCATCAGCATCGACCGTTGCAGAAAAACCCTCAGCCCCTTTAGAGGGACCAATGCGGCCCGACTGGCCCGACGTAAGCTCCTGTCCGGGTCCATCTGGACCTTCCTGCTCGCCCTCTGTCTACCCAACGTGATCCTGATGTGGAAAACCCCCACTtctaaatatttcaaatgcagtGACCTGAAGACCCCGGGGGGGCTGTTTTGGCACGAGGTGGTAAATCACGTGTGTCAAGTGATTTTCTGGGGCAACCTGGTGACTGTGATAGTGTGCTACACTCTCATCACCAAAGAGCTGTACAGATCTTACTCCCGTACTAAGACTCACAGTGCTGGAGGGACGATGAGTCGCATGCCCCAGCAGCCCACTAAGAAAATGAGCGCAAATGTCTTCCTGGTCCTGGCTGTATTCTTTGTGTGCTTTGTGCCATTTCACTTTGCCCGTGTGCCGTACACCATGAGCCAGACCCGGGGCGTCCTCTTCCACTGCCAGCTCaagctcttcttcttccagcTGAAAGAGAGCACACTTTTCCTGTCGTCCCTCAACGCCCTCCTCGACCCACTCATTTACTTCTTCCTCTGCAAGTCCTTCAGAACCACTCTGTTCAAGACCCTGCGGCTCCCTGCTGCCACCTGTGGCTGTTTAACGGGGAGAGGATCAGAGACAGATACAGGAAGCACTCCTTTAAGAGACTCCTCTGCTTGTTCATAA